One segment of Nothobranchius furzeri strain GRZ-AD chromosome 13, NfurGRZ-RIMD1, whole genome shotgun sequence DNA contains the following:
- the LOC107380059 gene encoding extracellular calcium-sensing receptor-like, giving the protein MTFTQRWPEQGWALLHVLLVSSVAVADEHTCKQIGDIENPQLLKDGDIVLGGLFSFHTNWKEIKENFMEKPKPLQCISLNFREFQLAQAMRFAIEEINNSSDLLPGISLGYNVYDTCGSNARSIKAALALINGNENDPATLKACTKPAQVQAIMGEASSSPSMAISTVIGPFHIPLISHYATCACLSDKSKYPSFLRTIPSDHYQSRALAHLVKHFGWTWVGAIRSNEDYGNNGMAIFTETALEVGICLEYSLPFFRTDSSEKIQKIIDIIKASTSKVIVAFLSHMDMEVIVYELSKNNLTGYQWVGTEAWIFDSQTATRDKNHILDGAIGLYIPKAHVSGLAEFMLDVKPLNSSDDGLFTEFWEALFSCKFKLSQAGEPQRECTGHEDLTGVENIFTDMSHMPIFNNVYKGVYAVAHALHNILECKETCNNSVKLEPLMVLQQIRKVAFKTKEGDEVYFNENGDPVAKYEIINWQPKPNGHVDFVTVGVYDASLPAEKQMNLLNKSLTWAQRSLQVPTSICSENCRPGTRKVLQKGKPVCCHDCVWCAEGEISNITDAITCVRCPPEFWSNEERDTCVMKKTEFLSYEEIMGALLAAATGFGTCLTAAVAFIFFRYRNTPLVRANNSELSFLLLFSLTLCFLCSLTFIGRPSEWSCMLRHTAFGIAFVLCISCVLGKTMVVLMAFKATLPGTNIMRWFGPTQQRLSVLGFTFIQVIICILWLTISPPFPSENLKDFKDKIIVECSLGSAVGFWSVLGYIGLLAVLCFIFAFLARKLPDNFNEAKFITFSMLIFCAVWITFIPAYVSSPGKFSVAVEIFAILASSLGLLICIFIPKCYIMLMKPEKNTKKNMMGKGLPKGS; this is encoded by the exons ATGACGTTCACACAGAGGTGGCCAGAGCAGGGATGGGCACTGTTACATGTGTTGTTGGTGTCATCTGTTGCTGTAGCTGATGAACACACATGTAAACAGATAGGAGACATTGAAAACCCTCAACTACTTAAGGATGGCGACATTGTGCTGGGTGGACTCTTCTCTTTCCATACGAACTGGAAAGAAATTAAGGAAAACTTCATGGAAAAACCAAAGCCACTTCAGTGCATAAG TTTAAATTTCAGAGAATTCCAGTTAGCCCAGGCTATGCGTTTTGCTATTGAGGAGATAAATAATAGCTCAGATCTACTACCAGGGATTTCTCTGGGCTATAATGTGTATGATACCTGTGGCTCCAATGCCAGAAGCATAAAAGCTGCTCTGGCCTTGATTAATGGTAATGAAAACGATCCTGCAACCCTAAAGGCATGTACCAAACCTGCACAAGTTCAGGCTATAATGGGAGAAGCCTCCTCCTCTCCGAGCATGGCGATATCCACCGTTATCGGACCTTTTCATATCCCACTG ATCAGCCACTATGCTACATGTGCTTGCCTCAGTGATAAATCGAAGTACCCATCGTTTCTCAGAACCATACCCAGTGATCACTATCAGAGCAGAGCTCTGGCCCACTTGGTCAAACACTTTGGTTGGACTTGGGTTGGAGCTATAAGATCAAATGAAGATTATGGGAATAACGGCATGGCTATTTTCACTGAAACTGCCCTAGAAGTTGGAATTTGCTTGGAGTACTCTCTGCCTTTCTTTAGAACAGATTCATcagaaaaaatacaaaagatcATTGACATTATCAAGGCCTCAACGTCAAAAGTCATTGTGGCTTTTCTCTCTCACATGGATATGGAAGTAATTGTATACGAGTTGTCCAAAAACAACTTGACGGGTTACCAGTGGGTCGGTACTGAGGCATGGATCTTTGACTCTCAAACTGCAACAAGGGATAAAAATCACATCTTGGATGGAGCGATAGGGCTTTACATCCCTAAAGCACATGTTAGTGGGCTTGCAGAATTCATGCTGGATGTGAAGCCACTTAATTCATCAGATGATGGTTTGTTCACAGAGTTCTGGGAGGCTTTATTTAGCTGTAAATTCAAACTTTCGCAGGCTGGAGAGCCTCAGAGAGAATGTACCGGTCATGAGGATCTGACTGGAGTGGAAAACATTTTTACTGACATGTCACACATGCCCATTTTTAACAATGTCTATAAAGGAGTGTATGCAGTGGCCCATGCTTTGCATAATATTCTTGAGTGTAAAGAAACATGTAACAACAGTGTGAAGCTAGAGCCACTCATG GTTTTACAGCAAATCCGAAAGGTTGCCTTTAAGACGAAGGAAGGAGATGAGGTGTACTTTAATGAGAACGGTGATCCAGTAGCTAAGTATGAGATTATCAACTGGCAGCCAAAACCAAACGGCCACGTGGACTTTGTCACAGTCGGTGTTTatgatgcatctttacctgcagagAAACAAATGAATTTGCTAAACAAGTCTTTGACTTGGGCACAACGGTCTCTTCAG GTTCCTACATCAATTTGCAGCGAGAACTGTCGTCCAGGAACACGAAAGGTTCTGCAGAAAGGAAAACCCGTTTGCTGCCATGACTGTGTATGGTGTGCAGAGGGAGAAATTAGCAACATCACAG ACGCCATCACATGTGTGAGATGTCCCCCAGAATTCTGGTCAAATGAGGAAAGAGACACCTGTGTGATGAAGAAGACTGAGTTTCTGTCATATGAAGAGATTATGGGAGCTCTTCTCGCTGCAGCCACTGGATTTGGAACATGTCTGACTGCTGCTGTAGCTTTCATTTTCTTCAGATACAGAAACACTCCTCTAGTCAGAGCTAACAACTCAGAGctgagcttcctgctgctcttctcCTTGACTCTGTGTTTCCTCTGCTCTCTGACCTTCATCGGACGTCCATCAGAGTGGTCCTGCATGCTTCGTCACACAGCCTTTGGTATTGCCTTTGTCCTCTGCATCTCCTGTGTTCTGGGGAAAACCATGGTGGTCCTAATGGCATTTAAAGCAACACTTCCAGGGACAAACATCATGAGATGGTTTGGGCCTACTCAGCAGAGACTCAGTGTTCTGGGTTTCACTTTTATACAAGTGATCATATGTATCCTCTGGTTGACCATTTCTCCTCCGTTTCCATCTGAAAATTTGAAAGATTTTAAAGACAAAATCATCGTGGAGTGTTCTCTGGGCTCGGCTGTGGGCTTCTGGTCTGTGCTCGGGTACATTGGACTTCTGGCTGTGTTGTGTTTCATTTTTGCTTTTCTGGCTCGTAAACTGCCCGATAACTTCAACGAAGCTAAATTCATCaccttcagcatgttgatattctGTGCCGTTTGGATCACTTTCATCCCAGCGTATGTCAGCTCCCCTGGAAAGTTCAGTGTTGCTGTTGAAATCTTTGCTATTCTAGCTTCTAGCTTAGGATTGTTAATTTGTATTTTCATCCCAAAGTGTTACATCATGTTGATGAAGCCAGAGAAAAACACAAAGAAGAACATGATGGGAAAGGGACTTCCTAAGGGTTCCTGA
- the LOC129163793 gene encoding extracellular calcium-sensing receptor-like codes for MMLGGLFSFHSNWIEIEENFMEKPKQLQCISLNFREFQLAQAMRFAIEEINNSSDLLPGISLGYNVYDTCGSNARSIKAALALINGNENDPATLKACTKPAQVQAIMGEASSSPSMAISTVIGPFHIPLISHYATCACLSDKSKYPSFLRTIPSDHYQSRALAHLVKHFGWTWVGAIRSNNDYGNNGMAIFTETALEVGICLEYSLPFFRTDSSEKIQKIIDIIKASTSKVIVAFLANMDLDVIIHKLSANNLTGYQWVGTEAWNFDSQTAKGDANHILDGAIGLYIPKAHVSGLAEFMLDVKPLNSSNDGLFTEFWEALFSCKFKLSQPGEPQRECTGHEDLTGVENIFTDMSHMPIFNNVYKGVYAVAHALHNILECKETCNNSVKLEPLMILQQIRKVAFKTKEGDEVYFNENGDPVAKYEIINWQPRTNGHVDFVTVGVYDASLPAEKQMNLQNKSLIWAQRSLQVPVSVCSEQCPPGTRKVLQKGKPVCCHDCILCAEGEISNITDSISCVGCPPEFWSNDRRDACETKEAEFLSYEEMMGSLLTAASLFGTCLTAAVAFIFFRYRKTPLVRANNSELSFLLLFSLTLCFLCSLTFIRRPSEWSCMLRHTAFGITFVLCISCVLGKTMVVLMAFKATLPGENIMKWFGPTQQRLSVLGLTFIQVIICILWLVISPPFPSTNLKEYKDKIILECSLGSAVGFWSVLGYIGLLAVLCFIFAFLARKLPDNFNEAKFITFSMLIFCAVWITFIPAYVSSPGKFSVAVEIFAILASSFGLLICIFVPKCYIMLLKPERNTKKNMMGKGTPKSP; via the exons ATGATGTTGGGTGGACTCTTTTCTTTTCATTCGAACTGGATAGAAATAGAGGAAAACTTCATGGAaaaaccaaaacaacttcagtgcaTAAG TTTAAATTTCAGAGAATTCCAGTTAGCCCAGGCTATGCGTTTTGCTATTGAGGAGATAAATAATAGCTCAGATCTACTACCAGGGATTTCTCTGGGCTATAATGTGTATGATACCTGTGGCTCCAATGCCAGAAGCATAAAAGCTGCTCTGGCATTGATTAATGGTAATGAAAACGATCCTGCAACCCTAAAGGCATGTACCAAACCTGCACAAGTTCAGGCTATAATGGGAGAAGCCTCCTCCTCTCCGAGCATGGCGATATCCACCGTTATCGGACCTTTTCATATCCCACTG ATCAGCCACTATGCTACATGTGCTTGCCTCAGTGATAAATCGAAGTACCCATCGTTTCTCAGAACCATACCCAGTGATCACTATCAGAGCAGAGCTCTGGCCCACTTGGTCAAACACTTTGGTTGGACTTGGGTTGGAGCTATAAGATCAAATAATGATTATGGGAATAACGGCATGGCTATTTTCACTGAAACTGCCCTAGAAGTTGGAATTTGCTTGGAGTACTCTCTGCCTTTCTTTAGAACAGATTCATcagaaaaaatacaaaagatcATCGACATTATCAAGGCCTCAACGTCAAAAGTCATTGTGGCTTTTCTTGCAAACATGGACTTGGATGTCATTATTCACAAGCTGTCAGCCAACAACTTGACGGGTTACCAGTGGGTCGGTACTGAGGCATGGAATTTCGACTCTCAAACTGCAAAAGGGGATGCAAATCACATCTTGGATGGAGCGATAGGGCTTTACATCCCTAAAGCACATGTTAGTGGGCTTGCAGAATTCATGCTGGATGTGAAGCCACTTAATTCATCAAATGATGGTTTGTTCACAGAGTTCTGGGAGGCTTTATTTAGCTGTAAATTCAAACTTTCGCAGCCTGGAGAGCCTCAGAGAGAATGTACCGGTCATGAGGATCTGACTGGAGTGGAAAACATTTTTACTGACATGTCACACATGCCCATTTTTAACAATGTCTATAAAGGAGTGTATGCAGTGGCCCATGCTCTGCATAATATTCTTGAGTGTAAAGAAACATGTAACAACAGTGTGAAGCTAGAGCCACTCATG ATTCTACAGCAAATCCGAAAGGTTGCCTTTAAGACGAAGGAAGGAGATGAGGTGTACTTTAATGAGAACGGTGATCCAGTAGCTAAGTATGAGATTATCAACTGGCAGCCAAGAACAAACGGCCACGTGGACTTTGTCACAGTCGGTGTTTatgatgcatctttacctgcagagAAACAAATGAATTTGCAAAATAAGTCTTTAATTTGGGCACAAAGGTCTCTTCAG GTTCCTGTATCAGTTTGCAGTGAACAGTGTCCTCCAGGAACAAGGAAAGTTCTGCAGAAAGGAAAACCTGTGTGTTGCCATGACTGCATTTTGTGTGCTGAGGGAGAAATAAGCAACATTACAG ATTCCATCTCTTGTGTGGGATGCCCCCCTGAGTTCTGGTCAAATGACAGAAGAGATGCTTGTGAAACAAAAGAGGCTGAATTTCTCTCATATGAAGAGATGATGGGATCACTTCTTACTGCCGCCTCCTTATTTGGAACATGTCTGACTGCTGCTGTAGCTTTCATTTTCTTCAGATACAGAAAAACTCCTCTAGTCAGAGCTAACAACTCCGAGctgagcttcctgctgctcttctcCTTGACTCTGTGTTTCCTCTGCTCTCTGACCTTCATCCGACGTCCATCAGAGTGGTCCTGCATGCTTCGCCACACAGCTTTCGGCATCACCTTCGTTCTCTGCATCTCCTGTGTTCTGGGGAAAACCATGGTGGTCCTAATGGCCTTTAAAGCTACACTTCCTGGAGAAAACATCATGAAATGGTTTGGGCCTACACAGCAGAGACTCAGTGTTCTGGGTTTAACTTTTATACAAGTGATCATATGTATCCTCTGGCTAGTCATTTCTCCTCCTTTTCCATCAACAAACTTAAAGGAATACAAAGATAAAATCATCTTGGAGTGTTCTCTGGGTTCAGCTGTGGGCTTCTGGTCTGTGCTCGGGTACATTGGACTTCTGGCCGTGTTGTGTTTCATTTTTGCTTTTCTGGCTCGTAAACTACCTGATAATTTTAACGAAGCTAAATTCATCaccttcagcatgttgatattctGTGCTGTATGGATCACTTTCATCCCAGCCTATGTCAGCTCTCCTGGAAAGTTCAGTGTCGCTGTAGAAATCTTTGCTATTCTAGCTTCTAGCTTTGGTTTGCTAATTTGTATCTTTGTTCCAAAATGTTATATAATGTTGCTAAAACCAGAAAGAAATACAAAGAAGAACATGATGGGAAAGGGGACACCAAAATCCCCCTAG
- the LOC107380576 gene encoding extracellular calcium-sensing receptor-like: MLGGIFSFHSSWMNKQNPYTEKPLPLECISLNFREFQFAQAMLFAIEEINNSTELLPGVSLGYHIYDSCGSIARSVKVALDLTNGNDNVSSISEGPCTRPVQVQALMGETSSSPSTAIATVIGPFHIPLISHFATCACLSDESKYPSFLRTVPSDYYQSRALAHLVKHFGWTWVGAVRTNDDYGNNGMATFTETAQQLGICLEYSVSFFRTDPKEKIQKIIDIIKASTSNVIIAFLSHMDMDVLIRELSPHNLTGYQWVGSESWIFDSQIAAMDKNHILDGAIGLSISKSQVSGLREFMLDVRPLKSSNNGLFREFWEALFSCKFKQSQSEKIQGECTGHEDLTGVENGFTDMSLMPIFNNVYKGVYAVAHALHNILGCNKTCIYQNKLDPYLVLQHIKMIHFQTRDGDVVYFNKHGDPAAKYEIINWQPGEKTSVNFVTVGLYDASLTEDKQPKFLNKSLIWAGKSEMVPVSVCSEQCPPGTQKLLQKGKPVCCHDCIRCAEGEMSNITDSITCVRCPPESWSNERRDACIKKEAEFLSYKDIMGILLTTVSLFGTSLTAAVAFIFFRYRKTPLVRANNSELSFLLLLSLTLCFLCSLTFIGQPSEWSCMLRHTAFGITFVLCLSCVLGKTMVVLMAFKATLPGENLMKWFGPTQQRLSVLGFTLIQIVICILWLTLSPPFPIKNFKEYKDKIILECALGSAVGFWSVLGYIGFLAMLCFVFAFLARKLPDNFNEAKFITFSMLIFCTVWITFIPAYVSSPGKYSVAVEIFAILASSFGLLICIFIPKCYIMLLRPENNTKKNMMGKMPQRPF, from the exons ATGTTGGGGGGAATCTTTTCTTTTCACAGCAGCTGGATGAACAAACAGAATCCTTACACAGAAAAGCCATTGCCACTGGAATGTATCAG TTTGAATTTCAGAGAGTTCCAGTTCGCCCAGGCTATGCTTTTTGCTATTGAGGAGATCAACAACAGCACAGAGCTACTTCCTGGTGTTTCTCTGGGATATCATATTTATGATTCTTGTGGTTCAATTGCCAGAAGTGTGAAAGTTGCTCTTGATTTAACCAACGGTAACGACAATGTGTCTTCCATCTCCGAGGGGCCGTGTACCAGACCTGTTCAAGTACAGGCTCTAATGGGAGAAACTTCTTCCTCCCCCAGTACAGCAATAGCCACTGTTATTGGACCGTTTCATATCCCACTG ATCAGTCACTTTGCTACATGTGCCTGTCTCAGTGATGAATCCAAGTACCCGTCATTTCTCAGAACCGTACCCAGTGACTACTATCAGAGCAGGGCTCTGGCCCATTTGGTGAAACACTTTGGTTGGACTTGGGTTGGAGCTGTTAGAACAAACGATGATTATGGGAACAACGGCATGGCAACATTTACAGAAACTGCACAGCAGCTCGGCATTTGTCTGGAATATTCTGTTTCTTTCTTTAGAACGGACccaaaagaaaaaatacaaaagattATCGACATTATCAAAGCTTCAACATCAAATGTCATCATTGCTTTCCTCTCCCACATGGACATGGATGTGCTTATACGTGAATTGTCCCCGCATAACTTAACAGGGTACCAGTGGGTCGGCAGCGAGTCGTGGATTTTTGATTCACAAATTGCAGCAATGGATAAGAATCATATCCTAGATGGAGCCATAGGCCTTTCCATCTCCAAATCACAAGTCAGTGGTCTAAGAGAGTTCATGCTTGACGTGAGGCCATTAAAGTCATCAAACAACGGTTTGTTCAGAGAGTTTTGGGAGGCGTTATTCAGCTGCAAGTTCAAACAGTCACAATCGGAAAAGATACAGGGAGAATGTACCGGACATGAGGATCTGACTGGAGTGGAAAACGGCTTCACTGACATGTCACTGATGCCCATATTTAATAACGTCTATAAAGGAGTGTATGCAGTGGCCCACGCTCTGCACAATATTCTAGGTTGTAATAAAACATGCATCTACCAGAATAAACTAGATCCATACTTG GTTTTGCAGCACATAAAGATGATTCACTTCCAAACAAGAGACGGAGATGTAGTTTACTTCAATAAACACGGAGATCCAGCTGCAAAGTATGAAATTATTAATTGGCAGCCAGGAGAAAAAACTAGTGTGAACTTTGTCACGGTTGGTCTTTATGACGCATCGTTAACCGAAGACAAACAGCCAAAATTTCTGAATAAATCACTAATTTGGGCAGGCAAGTCAGAAATG GTACCTGTATCAGTTTGCAGTGAGCAGTGTCCTCCAGGAACACAGAAGCTTCTACAGAAAGGAAAACCTGTTTGCTGTCATGATTGTATCAGATGTGCAGAAGGCGAAATGAGCAACATCACAG ACTCCATCACTTGTGTGCGATGCCCCCCCGAATCCTGGTCTAATGAGAGGAGAGACGCTTGCATAAAAAAAGAAGCTGAATTCTTGTCATATAAAGACATTATGGGGATCCTCCTCACCACAGTCTCGTTATTTGGAACAAGTCTGACGGCTGCTGTAGCTTTCATTTTCTTCAGATACAGGAAAACTCCTCTAGTCAGAGCAAACAACTCTGAGCTGAGCTTCCTGCTGCTCCTGTCGTTGACTCTGTGTTTCCTCTGCTCTCTGACCTTTATTGGCCAGCCCTCGGAGTGGTCCTGCATGCTTCGTCACACAGCTTTTGGCATCACCTTCGTTCTGTGTCTCTCCTGTGTTCTGGGGAAAACCATGGTGGTTTTAATGGCCTTTAAAGCAACGTTACCTGGTGAAAATCTGATGAAATGGTTTGGACCTACACAGCAAAGACTCAGTGTTCTGGGCTTTACTCTTATACAAATTGTCATTTGCATACTCTGGTTAACACTTTCTCCTCCATTTCCAATTAAGAACTTTAAGGAATACAAAGATAAAATCATCTTGGAGTGTGCTCTGGGCTCAGCTGTGGGCTTCTGGTCTGTACTCGGGTACATTGGTTTCCTGGCCATGTTGTGTTTCGTTTTTGCTTTTCTAGCTCGAAAACTGCCCGATAACTTCAACGAAGCTAAATTCATCaccttcagcatgttgatattctGTACTGTATGGATCACTTTTATCCCAGCGTATGTCAGCTCTCCTGGAAAATATAGTGTTGCTGTAGAAATATTTGCTATTCTAGCCTCTAGCTTTGGTTTACTAATTTGTATCTTCATCCCCAAATGTTACATCATGTTACTAAGGCCAGAAAATAACACAAAGAAGAACATGATGGGTAAAATGCCACAAAGGCCTTTTTAA